The following proteins are encoded in a genomic region of Montipora foliosa isolate CH-2021 chromosome 8, ASM3666993v2, whole genome shotgun sequence:
- the LOC138013218 gene encoding uncharacterized protein isoform X2, whose amino-acid sequence MIKVKIGRAIIIGRSVYWNFVLRRHCNYFASGQNRRVVVTGLGLVTPLGVGTERVWKNVLQGKCGITEIKSEDFNKIPAKIAAFVPRGESPGEFDESHWRKELKLVRQDKTREALTESLFGVVATHEAFEDCKWRPTDQYQRERAGVSIGMATTDVRDTQEAGDVLNKQGYRRLSAFYVPRVLLNMPAGFISITFGLQGPNHAVCTACAAGAHAIGDAFRMIRYGDADVMVAGGVEACISPLAMAGFCKMRALTTKFNDHPQEASRPFDSQRSGFVIGEGAGILVLEEYEHAVSRGAKIYAEMIGYGLSGDAFHITAPSEGGYGAYLAMKNALRDARLVPQDIHYINAHATSTPIGDAGENNAIKTLLGSHAKNVQVSSTKGATGHLLGAAGAVEAIFSVLSVAEGLVPPTLNLHGVDSEEEFDLNYVPLRSQQLNAPEPRTALTNSFGFGGTNASLCFRQFTNTK is encoded by the exons ATGATAAAGGTGAAGATCGGCCGGGCTATCATCATAGGAAGATCTGTGTATTGGAATTTTGTGTTAAGAAGACACTGTAATTACTTTGCAAGTGGACAAAATCGACGAGTTGTTGTGACAGGACTTG GTCTTGTTACTCCTCTTGGAGTTGGGACAGAAAGAGTTTGGAAGAATGTACTGCAAGGAAAATGTGGAATAACAGAAATAAAGAGTGAAG ATTTCAATAAGATTCCAGCAAAAATAGCTGCGTTTGTTCCTAGAGGTGAAAGTCCTGGAGAATTCGATGAAAGCCACTGGCGAAAAGAACTTAAGTTGGTGAGACAAGACAA GACAAGAGAAGCACTAACAGAAAGCCTGTTTGGTGTGGTTGCTACACATGAAGCCTTTGAAGATTGTAAATGGAGACCTACAGATCAGTACCAGAGAGAAAGAGCA GGTGTGTCCATCGGCATGGCAACTACTGACGTGAGAGATACTCAAGAGGCTGGAGATGTGCTGAACAAACAG gGGTACAGAAGATTGAGCGCATTTTATGTTCCAAGAGTTCTTCTGAATATGCCTGCTGGATTTATTAGCATAACATTTGGACTCCAG GGTCCAAATCACGCAGTCTGCACTGCGTGCGCAGCTGGTGCGCATGCTATTGGGGATGCCTTTCGGATGATTCGCTACGGTGATGCCGATGTGATGGTCGCTGGTGGAGTTGAAGCGTGCATATCGCCGCTTGCTATGGCGGGGTTTTGCAA AATGCGTGCGCTGACCACAAAATTCAATGACCATCCCCAAGAAGCATCACGACCCTTTGACAGTCAGAGATCAGGATTTGTCATAGGTGAAGGGGCTGGAATTCTGGTTTTAGAG GAATACGAACATGCGGTTAGTCGTGGTGCCAAGATTTACGCTGAAATGATTGGATACGGACTTTCAG GTGACGCTTTTCATATCACTGCCCCGTCGGAGGGAGGGTATGGAGCATATTTAGCTATGAAAAATGCTCTTAGGGATGCGAGACTCGTACCACAGGACATCCATTACATTAACGCGCACGCCACATCTACGCCCATTG GAGATGCTGGCGAAAACAATGCGATAAAAACATTGCTTGGGAGCCACGCCAAAAACGTTCAGGTATCATCTACAAAAG GAGCTACCGGTCATTTGCTTGGTGCCGCAGGTGCAGTGGAAGCCATATTTTCCGTCCTAAGCGTCGCGGAG GGTTTAGTTCCTCCCACATTGAACTTGCATGGCGTGGATTCAGAAGAAGAGTTTGACTTGAATTACGTGCCACTACGATCCCAGCAACTTAATGCACCAGAGCCGAGAACGGCGCTAACAAACTCGTTTGGTTTCGGCGGTACCAATGCATCTTTGTGCTTCAGACAGTTCACCAATACCAAGTAA
- the LOC138013218 gene encoding uncharacterized protein isoform X1 — protein sequence MKATGEKNLSWTREALTESLFGVVATHEAFEDCKWRPTDQYQRERAGVSIGMATTDVRDTQEAGDVLNKQGYRRLSAFYVPRVLLNMPAGFISITFGLQGPNHAVCTACAAGAHAIGDAFRMIRYGDADVMVAGGVEACISPLAMAGFCKMRALTTKFNDHPQEASRPFDSQRSGFVIGEGAGILVLEEYEHAVSRGAKIYAEMIGYGLSGDAFHITAPSEGGYGAYLAMKNALRDARLVPQDIHYINAHATSTPIGDAGENNAIKTLLGSHAKNVQVSSTKGATGHLLGAAGAVEAIFSVLSVAEGLVPPTLNLHGVDSEEEFDLNYVPLRSQQLNAPEPRTALTNSFGFGGTNASLCFRQFTNTK from the exons ATGAAAGCCACTGGCGAAAAGAACTTAAGTTG GACAAGAGAAGCACTAACAGAAAGCCTGTTTGGTGTGGTTGCTACACATGAAGCCTTTGAAGATTGTAAATGGAGACCTACAGATCAGTACCAGAGAGAAAGAGCA GGTGTGTCCATCGGCATGGCAACTACTGACGTGAGAGATACTCAAGAGGCTGGAGATGTGCTGAACAAACAG gGGTACAGAAGATTGAGCGCATTTTATGTTCCAAGAGTTCTTCTGAATATGCCTGCTGGATTTATTAGCATAACATTTGGACTCCAG GGTCCAAATCACGCAGTCTGCACTGCGTGCGCAGCTGGTGCGCATGCTATTGGGGATGCCTTTCGGATGATTCGCTACGGTGATGCCGATGTGATGGTCGCTGGTGGAGTTGAAGCGTGCATATCGCCGCTTGCTATGGCGGGGTTTTGCAA AATGCGTGCGCTGACCACAAAATTCAATGACCATCCCCAAGAAGCATCACGACCCTTTGACAGTCAGAGATCAGGATTTGTCATAGGTGAAGGGGCTGGAATTCTGGTTTTAGAG GAATACGAACATGCGGTTAGTCGTGGTGCCAAGATTTACGCTGAAATGATTGGATACGGACTTTCAG GTGACGCTTTTCATATCACTGCCCCGTCGGAGGGAGGGTATGGAGCATATTTAGCTATGAAAAATGCTCTTAGGGATGCGAGACTCGTACCACAGGACATCCATTACATTAACGCGCACGCCACATCTACGCCCATTG GAGATGCTGGCGAAAACAATGCGATAAAAACATTGCTTGGGAGCCACGCCAAAAACGTTCAGGTATCATCTACAAAAG GAGCTACCGGTCATTTGCTTGGTGCCGCAGGTGCAGTGGAAGCCATATTTTCCGTCCTAAGCGTCGCGGAG GGTTTAGTTCCTCCCACATTGAACTTGCATGGCGTGGATTCAGAAGAAGAGTTTGACTTGAATTACGTGCCACTACGATCCCAGCAACTTAATGCACCAGAGCCGAGAACGGCGCTAACAAACTCGTTTGGTTTCGGCGGTACCAATGCATCTTTGTGCTTCAGACAGTTCACCAATACCAAGTAA